A genome region from Nocardia sp. NBC_00565 includes the following:
- a CDS encoding SMP-30/gluconolactonase/LRE family protein, translating to MAVLDVRRGSVVRAAGGVAGALLLVAAVTGCGGDKKAAAAAAPSVLDGFSKPESVLVAGDKWFVSNIGATQEPMTKDGDGFLTRLDANGKVIERKAIPRAGDPPLNAPKGMAFADNKVFVADIDRVVGYDVDTLGQVFEAPLGGDAASLLDDIAVLDDKTLLVTDTVRGSVYKLDLETKKYGTLTTAIPGANGIVLDKSSKTAYVAALGAYFEGGNLYKLGVEQAPAAVGKVGTVHGILDGIALLPNGDLAVSDWVASDNPAPGVIKIYHTDGTEVTTVKLPGELHGPADFTLDGAGKNLLVPAIADDKVAIVALP from the coding sequence ATGGCAGTACTCGATGTGCGACGGGGATCGGTAGTGCGGGCGGCTGGTGGGGTCGCCGGGGCGCTACTACTAGTCGCGGCGGTAACCGGTTGCGGCGGTGACAAGAAGGCGGCCGCGGCCGCGGCGCCCAGTGTGTTGGACGGCTTTTCGAAGCCGGAGAGCGTGCTGGTCGCCGGGGACAAGTGGTTCGTCTCGAATATCGGTGCGACGCAGGAGCCGATGACCAAGGACGGGGACGGGTTCCTGACGCGGCTGGACGCGAACGGAAAGGTGATCGAGCGCAAGGCGATTCCGCGCGCGGGGGATCCGCCGCTGAACGCGCCCAAGGGGATGGCGTTCGCGGACAACAAGGTGTTCGTCGCCGATATCGATCGGGTGGTCGGCTATGACGTGGACACCCTGGGACAGGTCTTCGAGGCACCGCTGGGCGGTGACGCCGCGTCGCTGCTCGATGACATTGCGGTGCTGGACGATAAGACGCTGCTGGTCACCGATACGGTCCGCGGTTCGGTGTACAAGCTCGATCTCGAGACCAAGAAGTACGGCACCTTGACCACCGCGATCCCGGGCGCCAACGGCATTGTGCTCGACAAGTCGAGCAAGACCGCTTACGTCGCCGCGCTCGGCGCGTACTTCGAGGGCGGCAATCTGTACAAGCTCGGTGTCGAGCAAGCCCCGGCCGCCGTCGGCAAGGTCGGCACGGTGCACGGCATCCTCGACGGCATCGCGCTGCTGCCCAATGGTGATCTCGCGGTGTCGGATTGGGTCGCCTCGGACAATCCGGCGCCCGGCGTGATCAAGATCTATCACACCGATGGGACGGAGGTCACGACCGTAAAGCTGCCCGGCGAACTGCACGGCCCAGCCGATTTCACCCTCGACGGGGCCGGAAAGAACCTGCTCGTGCCCGCGATAGCCGACGACAAAGTCGCCATCGTCGCGCTGCCCTGA
- a CDS encoding UTP--glucose-1-phosphate uridylyltransferase, whose protein sequence is MKIRKAVIPAAGIGSRLLPLTKAIPKEMLPVGDKPVIEHTVRELVASGITDITIVVSSGKSLIQDHFRPNPALVAQLRADGKAAYADAVEEVGDLSRLGHITYLDQHGPYGNGTPVLNAARNLGDEPMLVLWPDDVFVAEVPRAQQLIDAFEATGAPVLALMPMDPSESQRYGVPVVADDRGDGLLRITGLMEKPKPEDAPSNFAAVGGYVVTPGIISELRRQTERWYEHRTGEVYLTDAINVHAADNPVFGQVIQGRWYDTGNPADYLVAQFASALAHPQYGPLLRQLVD, encoded by the coding sequence ATGAAGATCCGCAAGGCCGTCATCCCGGCCGCCGGAATCGGCTCCCGACTCCTCCCGCTGACCAAGGCGATCCCCAAGGAGATGCTGCCGGTCGGCGACAAGCCGGTCATCGAGCACACCGTCCGCGAGCTGGTCGCATCCGGCATCACCGATATCACCATCGTGGTCAGCAGCGGAAAGTCCTTGATCCAGGACCATTTCCGCCCCAACCCGGCGCTGGTGGCCCAACTACGCGCGGACGGGAAGGCCGCTTACGCCGACGCGGTGGAAGAGGTCGGCGATCTGTCCCGGCTCGGTCACATCACCTACCTGGATCAGCACGGCCCCTACGGCAACGGCACCCCGGTGCTCAACGCCGCCCGTAATCTCGGCGACGAACCCATGCTGGTGCTGTGGCCCGATGACGTCTTCGTCGCCGAGGTGCCGCGCGCGCAACAGCTGATCGACGCCTTCGAGGCGACCGGCGCGCCGGTGCTCGCGCTGATGCCGATGGACCCGTCCGAATCCCAGCGCTACGGCGTGCCGGTCGTCGCCGACGACCGCGGCGACGGTCTGCTGCGCATCACCGGTCTGATGGAGAAGCCAAAGCCCGAGGACGCGCCGTCGAACTTCGCCGCGGTCGGCGGCTACGTTGTCACCCCCGGCATCATCTCCGAACTGCGCAGACAGACCGAGCGCTGGTACGAACACCGCACCGGCGAGGTGTATCTCACCGATGCGATCAACGTGCACGCCGCCGACAACCCGGTCTTCGGCCAGGTCATCCAGGGTCGCTGGTATGACACCGGTAATCCGGCCGACTACCTGGTCGCCCAATTCGCCTCGGCCCTGGCCCATCCGCAGTACGGACCGTTGCTGCGCCAGCTCGTCGACTGA
- a CDS encoding NlpC/P60 family protein, whose translation MTRKPLRRIAFGLLVSTVLTLALAGPASGDSGSASGSGDSGSASGSGGSGSASGSGGSGSASGSSSGSAALPLPSVAGLGALTAAYTQIGKPYEWGGTGPFTWDCSGLVQWAFRQVGVNLPRTTWQQARVGATVPFWALSLGDVVILNDDASHVGIYAGSGQILDAHDWGVPVGLHPLDEFDIFTIRRF comes from the coding sequence ATGACCAGAAAACCATTGCGCCGGATAGCCTTCGGGCTTCTGGTATCCACCGTCTTGACGCTCGCACTGGCCGGACCGGCCAGCGGTGACAGCGGCAGCGCCTCCGGTTCGGGCGACTCGGGATCCGCCTCCGGTTCGGGCGGCTCCGGATCTGCCTCCGGTTCGGGCGGCTCGGGATCCGCCTCCGGCAGTTCCAGCGGGTCCGCGGCACTGCCGCTGCCGAGTGTCGCTGGACTCGGCGCGTTGACCGCCGCGTACACGCAGATCGGCAAACCCTACGAGTGGGGTGGCACCGGACCTTTCACCTGGGATTGCTCGGGCCTGGTCCAATGGGCGTTCCGCCAGGTCGGCGTGAATCTCCCGCGCACCACCTGGCAGCAGGCCAGGGTCGGTGCCACGGTGCCGTTCTGGGCACTCTCGCTCGGCGATGTCGTCATCCTCAACGACGACGCTTCGCACGTCGGCATCTACGCGGGCTCCGGCCAGATCCTCGACGCCCACGACTGGGGCGTACCCGTCGGCCTGCATCCGCTGGACGAGTTCGACATCTTCACCATCCGTCGCTTCTGA
- the ileS gene encoding isoleucine--tRNA ligase: MADETSSSAYPRVDLGGSGASFPDLERRVLDAWAADDTFRASIENRTGTGEFVFYDGPPFANGLPHYGHLLTGYVKDLVPRFQTMRGNRVDRRFGWDCHGLPAEIEAEKQLGITDKSQIDAMGLAEFNAACKSSVLRYTGEWRDYVTRQARWVDFDNDYKTLDLDFMESVMWAFKSLHEKGLIYQGFRVLPYSWYEQTPLSNQETRLDDAYKMRQDPAVTVDMVLRVPAEHPLHALDGANALIWTTTPWTLPSNLAIAVHPDVRYVHVRAADGKRYLLAAERVSHYAREFGDAESSGRSAGSAPVEVLGEFDGLALADLSYAPPFDFFVGHPRAHRVLTADYVTTDSGTGIVHLAPAFGEEDMDVATANGIELVQPLDPGGKFTSMVPPYEGMMVFDANPVIIKDLKTAGKLLRHETIEHSYPHSWRSGQPLIYMAVPSWFVAVTKFRDRMVELNKQITWVPEHIRDGQFGKWLEGARDWNISRNRYWGSPIPVWVSDDPAYPRVDVYGSLDELERDFGVRPTDLHRPMIDELTRPNPDDPTGRSTMRRVPEVLDCWFESGSMPYAQVHYPFENKEWFDSHFPGDFIVEYNGQTRGWFYTLHVLATALFDSPAFKTVAAHGIVLGDDGLKMSKSKGNYPDVNEVFNRDGSDAMRWFLMSSPILRGGNLIVTERGIREGVSHALRPLWNAWTFLQLYASKPGVWRTDSPHVLDRYILAKLAETRDAMTEALEIYDIAGACEELRSFADALTNWYVRRSRSRFWEEDRDAVDTLHTVLEVVTRLAAPLLPLISEVIWRGLTGERSVHLADWPAGAEPAERPERTAGFLPSDPDLVAAMDEVRVVCSTVLSLRKAQNLRVRLPLAEVTIAAPDAERMRPFADIIADEVNVKKVDLTTDVAVHGRFELVVNARAAGPRLGKDVQTVIKAVKAGEWSENAEGVVTAAGIELLPEEYTQRLVAAEPESTAALPGNAGLVVLDSAVTEELEAEGWARDVIRDLQETRKSLGLDVSDRITVVLEVPQDKATWAQTHRDLIAGEILATALSFGDPGADAADIVGGVRVSIAKV, from the coding sequence ATGGCGGACGAGACTTCCAGCAGCGCATACCCGCGCGTCGATCTCGGTGGCAGCGGGGCATCCTTCCCTGACCTGGAGCGTCGTGTGCTCGACGCCTGGGCCGCGGACGACACCTTCCGCGCCAGCATCGAGAACCGGACGGGTACGGGTGAGTTCGTCTTCTACGACGGCCCACCGTTTGCCAATGGTTTGCCTCATTACGGCCATCTACTTACCGGGTACGTCAAGGACCTGGTCCCGCGTTTCCAGACGATGCGCGGTAACCGGGTCGATCGGCGTTTCGGCTGGGACTGCCACGGACTGCCCGCGGAAATCGAAGCGGAAAAGCAGCTCGGTATCACGGACAAATCACAGATCGATGCGATGGGGCTCGCGGAATTCAACGCGGCCTGTAAATCCTCGGTGCTGCGCTACACCGGTGAATGGCGCGATTATGTGACGCGTCAGGCCCGCTGGGTCGACTTCGACAACGACTACAAGACGCTCGATCTCGACTTCATGGAGTCGGTGATGTGGGCGTTCAAGTCGCTGCACGAGAAGGGCCTGATCTACCAGGGCTTCCGGGTGCTGCCCTACAGCTGGTACGAGCAGACGCCGCTGTCGAACCAGGAAACCCGTCTCGACGACGCCTACAAGATGCGTCAGGACCCGGCCGTCACCGTGGACATGGTGCTGCGCGTGCCCGCCGAGCATCCACTGCACGCCCTCGATGGCGCCAATGCGCTGATCTGGACCACCACGCCGTGGACGCTGCCGTCGAACCTCGCGATCGCGGTGCATCCGGATGTGCGGTACGTGCATGTGCGCGCCGCCGACGGCAAGCGCTACCTGCTGGCCGCCGAACGGGTGTCGCACTACGCGCGCGAATTCGGCGACGCTGAATCGTCTGGTCGCTCCGCAGGCTCCGCTCCTGTCGAGGTGCTCGGCGAGTTCGACGGTCTCGCGCTCGCGGATCTGTCCTACGCACCGCCATTCGACTTCTTCGTCGGTCATCCGCGCGCGCATCGCGTGCTGACCGCCGACTACGTGACCACCGACTCCGGCACCGGAATCGTGCACCTCGCCCCGGCATTCGGTGAGGAGGATATGGACGTCGCCACCGCCAACGGCATCGAGCTGGTGCAGCCGCTGGATCCGGGCGGCAAATTCACCTCGATGGTGCCGCCGTACGAGGGCATGATGGTCTTCGACGCCAACCCGGTGATCATCAAGGATCTCAAGACGGCCGGAAAACTGCTGCGCCACGAGACGATCGAGCACTCCTATCCGCACAGCTGGCGTTCCGGTCAGCCGCTGATCTACATGGCGGTGCCGTCCTGGTTCGTCGCGGTCACCAAGTTCCGCGACCGGATGGTCGAGCTGAACAAGCAGATCACCTGGGTGCCCGAGCACATCCGCGACGGCCAGTTCGGCAAGTGGCTCGAGGGCGCGCGAGACTGGAACATCAGCCGGAACCGATATTGGGGCAGCCCGATCCCGGTGTGGGTCTCCGATGATCCGGCCTACCCGCGCGTCGATGTATACGGCTCACTCGATGAGCTGGAGCGCGACTTCGGCGTGCGTCCGACCGATCTGCACCGGCCGATGATCGACGAACTCACCAGGCCCAACCCCGACGATCCGACGGGTCGGTCGACCATGCGCCGGGTGCCCGAGGTGCTGGACTGCTGGTTCGAGTCCGGCTCGATGCCTTATGCCCAGGTGCACTACCCGTTCGAGAACAAGGAGTGGTTCGACAGTCACTTCCCGGGCGATTTCATCGTCGAGTACAACGGGCAGACCCGCGGCTGGTTCTACACCCTGCACGTGCTCGCCACCGCGCTCTTCGACAGCCCGGCCTTCAAAACCGTTGCCGCGCACGGCATCGTGCTCGGTGACGACGGACTGAAGATGAGCAAGTCCAAGGGCAACTACCCCGATGTGAACGAGGTGTTCAACCGGGACGGCTCCGATGCGATGCGCTGGTTCCTGATGAGTTCGCCGATCCTGCGCGGCGGCAACCTCATCGTCACCGAGCGCGGCATCCGCGAAGGTGTCAGCCACGCGCTGCGCCCGCTGTGGAACGCCTGGACCTTCCTGCAGCTCTACGCCTCGAAGCCCGGTGTGTGGCGTACGGATTCGCCGCATGTGCTGGATCGCTACATCCTGGCCAAGCTTGCCGAGACCCGGGATGCGATGACCGAGGCGCTCGAGATCTACGACATCGCCGGCGCCTGTGAGGAGCTGCGCTCGTTCGCCGACGCGCTCACCAATTGGTATGTGCGCCGGTCGCGTTCGCGGTTCTGGGAGGAGGATCGTGACGCGGTCGACACGCTGCATACCGTGCTCGAGGTCGTCACCCGGCTGGCCGCGCCGCTGCTGCCGCTGATCTCCGAGGTGATCTGGCGCGGGCTGACCGGGGAGCGGTCGGTGCACCTGGCTGATTGGCCGGCGGGAGCGGAGCCTGCGGAGCGACCAGAAAGGACAGCGGGTTTCCTTCCGTCCGATCCGGACCTGGTGGCCGCCATGGACGAGGTCCGGGTGGTCTGCTCGACGGTGCTGAGCCTGCGCAAGGCGCAGAACTTGCGGGTGCGGCTGCCGCTGGCCGAGGTCACCATCGCCGCGCCCGACGCCGAGCGGATGCGGCCCTTCGCCGACATCATCGCCGATGAGGTGAACGTCAAGAAGGTCGATCTGACCACCGATGTCGCCGTGCACGGCCGTTTCGAGTTGGTCGTGAACGCCCGCGCCGCCGGCCCGCGCCTGGGCAAGGACGTGCAGACGGTGATCAAGGCGGTGAAAGCGGGCGAATGGTCCGAGAACGCCGAGGGCGTGGTCACCGCGGCGGGTATCGAACTGCTGCCGGAGGAGTACACCCAGCGTCTGGTCGCGGCCGAACCGGAATCCACCGCGGCCCTGCCCGGGAATGCGGGCCTGGTCGTGCTCGATTCGGCGGTGACCGAGGAACTCGAGGCCGAGGGCTGGGCGCGCGATGTCATCCGCGATCTGCAGGAGACGCGAAAGTCCTTGGGGCTGGATGTGTCCGACCGCATCACCGTGGTGCTGGAGGTGCCGCAGGACAAGGCGACGTGGGCGCAGACCCATCGCGACTTGATCGCGGGCGAAATCCTGGCCACCGCGCTGAGTTTCGGTGATCCGGGCGCGGATGCCGCCGATATCGTCGGAGGCGTGCGGGTTTCCATCGCCAAGGTCTGA
- a CDS encoding DNA polymerase IV, which produces MDAFFASVEQLTRPTLRGRPVLVGGTGGRGVVAGASYEARVFGARSAMPMHQARRLIGVSAVVVPPRGAVYGVVSAQVFEALRGRIPVLETLSFDEAFGEPAELAGSTAEQVREFCEELRALVRERTGLVASVGAGTGKQLAKIASGMAKPDGVRVVSPDEQQQLLAGLPVRKLWGIGPVAESRLRQLGIETVGAFAALPESEAVSILGGSVGAALHRLARGIDDRPVTERAEAKQISAENTYETDIVTMAQLRPAIETMAAAAHRRLEKDGRAARTVVLKLKKSDMSIVTRSFTLPYATTELATLTTAAQRSAIDPTELGPIRLVGVGYGGLSTVRQESLFPELDQAPVEDLSYAGTWEADAVQSDAWSARIQPGPSDAEDGQPDQSGIGATAVGDAVREQTAQTSGGAAQSNTPTSRATLWYPGMDVEHPEYGHGWVQGAGLGVVTVRFETSSTGPGPARTFAADDICLSRADPLGSLR; this is translated from the coding sequence ATGGATGCCTTCTTCGCTTCGGTCGAGCAACTGACCCGGCCGACGCTGCGTGGCCGTCCGGTACTCGTCGGTGGCACCGGTGGGCGCGGTGTCGTGGCGGGCGCGAGTTACGAGGCGCGAGTGTTCGGGGCGCGTTCGGCGATGCCGATGCATCAGGCGCGGCGACTGATCGGGGTGAGCGCGGTGGTGGTGCCGCCGCGCGGCGCGGTCTACGGCGTGGTGAGCGCGCAGGTCTTCGAGGCGCTGCGCGGCCGCATCCCGGTGCTGGAGACGCTGTCGTTCGACGAGGCCTTCGGCGAACCCGCCGAATTGGCCGGGTCCACGGCCGAGCAGGTGCGCGAATTCTGTGAGGAGCTGCGCGCGCTGGTGCGCGAGCGCACCGGGCTGGTCGCCTCGGTCGGCGCCGGTACCGGCAAACAGCTCGCCAAGATCGCCTCCGGAATGGCCAAACCCGATGGGGTGCGGGTGGTTTCGCCGGACGAGCAGCAGCAGCTGCTGGCGGGGCTGCCGGTGCGCAAGCTGTGGGGGATCGGTCCGGTGGCCGAGAGCCGGTTGCGCCAACTCGGCATCGAGACCGTCGGCGCGTTCGCCGCACTGCCCGAATCCGAAGCCGTCTCTATCCTCGGCGGCAGCGTCGGCGCGGCACTGCACCGGCTGGCCCGCGGCATCGACGACCGCCCGGTCACCGAGCGCGCCGAGGCCAAACAGATCAGCGCCGAGAACACCTACGAGACCGATATCGTCACGATGGCGCAGCTGCGCCCGGCGATCGAGACGATGGCGGCGGCCGCGCACCGTCGCCTGGAAAAGGACGGGCGGGCCGCGCGCACCGTGGTGCTGAAGCTGAAGAAGTCCGATATGAGCATCGTGACCAGGTCGTTCACGCTGCCGTACGCGACCACCGAGCTGGCGACCCTGACCACCGCGGCGCAGCGCTCGGCCATCGATCCGACCGAACTCGGGCCGATTCGGCTGGTCGGGGTGGGCTACGGCGGCCTGTCGACCGTCCGGCAGGAATCGCTGTTCCCGGAATTGGATCAGGCGCCGGTCGAGGACCTATCCTACGCGGGCACGTGGGAGGCCGACGCCGTGCAATCCGATGCTTGGAGCGCGCGTATTCAGCCGGGGCCGTCCGATGCCGAGGACGGGCAGCCGGACCAGTCGGGCATCGGCGCGACGGCAGTCGGCGATGCGGTGCGGGAACAGACCGCGCAGACGAGTGGCGGTGCAGCTCAGAGCAACACGCCGACATCGCGGGCGACGCTGTGGTATCCAGGGATGGACGTCGAGCATCCGGAATACGGACACGGGTGGGTGCAGGGCGCCGGACTCGGCGTTGTTACCGTACGGTTCGAGACCAGCTCGACAGGGCCCGGTCCGGCGCGTACGTTTGCCGCCGACGACATCTGTCTGTCCCGGGCGGATCCGCTCGGCAGTCTCCGCTGA